A region from the Alnus glutinosa chromosome 5, dhAlnGlut1.1, whole genome shotgun sequence genome encodes:
- the LOC133868573 gene encoding nuclear transcription factor Y subunit B-3-like, with product MADSDNDSGGPNANFNSESSLREQDRFLPIANVSRIMKKALPANAKISKEAKETVQECVSEFISFITGEASDKCQREKRKTINGDDLLWAMTTLGFEEYVEPLKIYLQKFREMEGEKSVMGRQGERDGGDGSVGNSGNPGGGFGGGGMYGGVQSNMMMMGHHHNYHQGHMYGSGSGSGASSGRPR from the coding sequence ATGGCTGACTCCGACAACGATTCCGGCGGGCCTAACGCAAACTTCAACAGCGAGTCGTCGCTGAGAGAGCAGGACAGGTTCTTGCCTATAGCAAACGTGAGCAGGATCATGAAGAAAGCTTTGCCGGCCAACGCGAAGATCTCAAAGGAAGCTAAAGAGACTGTCCAGGAGTGCGTGTCAGAGTTCATCAGCTTCATTACAGGAGAAGCGTCCGATAAGTGCCAGAGGGAGAAGAGGAAGACGATCAACGGCGACGATCTTCTGTGGGCCATGACAACGCTTGGGTTCGAAGAGTATGTCGAGCCTTTGAAGATTTACCTGCAGAAGTTCAGAGAGATGGAGGGAGAGAAGAGTGTTATGGGAAGGCAAGGGGAGAGAGATGGTGGTGATGGCAGTGTTGGTAATAGTGGGAACCCTGGGGGTGGGTTTGGTGGGGGTGGGATGTATGGTGGGGTGCAGTCCAATATGATGATGATGGGACATCATCATAATTATCATCAAGGGCATATGTATGGATCTGGTAGTGGTAGTGGAGCCTCTTCTGGAAGGCCAAGGTAG